Within the Thermosynechococcus sichuanensis E542 genome, the region ATCGCCCAAAAACAGCGCGGAAGGATTTGTCACCTCTGCCAAGCCCTGCGCCCCCATTTCAAAAACGCCAATTTCTTGACTGGCGCCAAAGCGATTTTTTACTGCCCGCACGAGACGGTGACTGGCAAAGCGATCGCCCTCAAAGTAGAGCACGGTATCCACCAAATGTTCCAGCACCTTCGGACCCGCGATCGCCCCCTCCTTGGTGACATGACCCACGATAAAGAGACTCATCTGCTCCCGCTTGGCTAAGCGCATTAAGGCTGCGGTTCCTTCGCGCACCTGAGACACCGATCCGGGGGCAGCGGTCAGTTGCGGCAGATATACCGCTTGGATGCTATCAATAATCGCCAAATGAGGTTGCAGATGGGTGAGTTCCCGCAAGATAATCTCTAGGTCTGTTTCTGCCAAGAAATAAAGGGAAGGGGGTGCCGCAATGCCCAGTCGTTGCGATCGCAATTTCACCTGTTGCGCTGATTCCTCTGCACAGACATAGAGCACCCGCTGCTGGTGCCCCAAGGTGGCTGCCATTTGCAACAAAAGCGTGGACTTGCCAATTCCCGGTTCGCCGGCCACCAACACAAGGGAGCCAACCACAATCCCTCCTCCCAAAACCCGATCCAACTCGGCAAATCCAGAGGCAGAACGGCTCTGTACCTGTTCGCTAATTTCTCCTAAAGCCTTGGCGTTAAGAGGTTGGGGAGTCGTGGTTTTTCTGGGTGTTGTACGTCGCGCAGTGGCTTCTACAGGGGTGACCACCTGCTCATCTAGCGTATTCCACTGACCACAGTTGGGACAGCGACCAAAGTATTGCAGCGACTCGGCACCACACTCGCGGCAGATGTACAGTACCTTGGCTTTGGGCATTGCCTGCCCTATTGCACACCCAAAAGTTCAACGTCAAAAATCAGCGTGGCATTGGGGGGAATAACCCCACCCGCACCGCGTGCACCATAGCCTAAATCTGGGGGAATAATCAGCCGCCGCTGTCCCCCCACGTGCATCGAGCCAACCCCTTCATCCCAGCCCTTAATCACCTGACCGACACCAATTTGAAATTGAAAGGGCTGGCCGCGATCGCGGGAGCTATCAAAAATACGGCCATCGGTCAGCATCCCTGTGTAGTGCACCGTCACCCGATCGCCCACTTGAGGTTGTGCCCCTGAGCCGACGACAATATCTTCGTATTGCAAACCTGAAGGGGTGGTCACCACCTTTGGATTCCCCATGAGTCCCGCAGCCTCCGTTGACGCTTCTAGCGGCACACTGGCGATCGCGATCGGCGCGGCCACCAACCATACCACTACTAGGACAATACCACAGAGGAGCCAGCCATAGGCTCGATGCACGAGTTGTCTTACCATGAGCGATTTTTTAACTCCCTAACATCCCGTTCGAGGCGATCGATGCGTCCCCGCAGTTCATCAATTTCGGACTGTTGTGGCACCCCCAAGCTCTCTAAAAACTGGCGGGTTTGTCGTTGCACCGCTTCATCGAGGGCAGCGGCATCTTCTTTGAGGTGGGCAAGGACGTCATCTACCATTGCCTTGGCCTGATCGGCATTGAGGCGTCCCTCTTTCACCCATTGGTCGCTCACTTGACGTAACTTCTCAGCCACAAGGGAGGTGGTGCCAACACCAATTAAAAGCAATTGCTGAAGCAGATTTTGCTGGTTCATGGGGCACGTTCAAAACGCCTATCTTGTATTGTGCCATTGGCGCCTAGCCTTGCGGTAAGATGAGAAAGAGGTCAAGTTGTATCAATTCGCATCGCCAGCGAGGTTGAGAATGATTGAAAAAATTGCCATGGGTCTGTGGGCATTTTCAGCCGTTGGCCTAATTATCTTGGTCTTGCTCCACAGTCCCAAGGGGGATGGCCTCGGTGGTATCGGCGGTCAAGCCCAGCTTTTTACCAGCACTAGAAGCGCCGAAACTACCTTAAACCGGGCGACGTGGACATTGACGGTGCTATTTATGGCTCTCACCGTTGCTCTGAGTGCGGGTTGGCTGCGTTCAATTTAGCTCAATTTAGTTGAGTTGGCGTGTCTTTCTCCTTTGCGATTCGTCCAGCCACCCCGGCGGATGTCCCAGTTATCTTCCAACTGATCCAAGCGCTTGCAGCCTATGAAAAGCTCAGCCACGCCGTAACGGGGACAGAGGAAGCACTGCGGCAGCATCTGTTTGGCGATCGCCCCTATGCCGAGGTACTCCTTGCCCATACCGCCACAGAAGTCATTGGCTACGCCCTGTTTTTCGCTACCTACTCTACCTTCCTCACGCGCCCCGGTCTTTGGCTAGAGGATTTGTTTGTGCTTCCTACCTATCGGCGCCAAGGGGTGGGCACCGCTTTACTGAAGGCATTAGCACGGCTGGCTTGCGATCGCGACTATGGCCGCATCGAGTGGAGCGTTCTGGACTGGAATAGGCGTGCCATCCAATTCTATGAGCGCCTAGGTGCGACTGTCTTGCCCGATTGGCGTATCTACCGCCTTAGTGGTGAGGCCTTGACGACCCTTGGGAGCGCTCAGGAAATCGGTTAAGCTTTTTTCCTAAATACTGCCCTAGGAAATAGGCCAGTTCTTCGAGATCCGTTGATGGAGAGAGGCTTCGCTGCGTAAGCACGAGTTGCTGATTGCCCCCCGCAAGGATAAGTCGAGCAGGAACTATATCATCATCATTATCATCAGTCGCAGATCGAGGAGTATCAATTCGATAGCCGGGGTAAAACTCGATAGTTTGAAGAGACCTGCGCGGTAGTACTTTTCTAGACAATCGGATTCCAAAAAGATAGGTTTCCAATTGGAGGGCTTCCCTAAGATTTATCTCCTCCTTCGACATTCCCCTGCCCAAAAGGAAGAGGTTGAGCACCACCTGTTCATAGCGTCGCCGATCCAAGGCTAAGTAGATCTGCTGCCCAGCATTGGAGGCCAACTCCCGCAGCAGTTCATAGCGATCGCCCAAAATTTGACAGACCAAAGAATGCTGAGGATGAATTTCCCGATGTTTGCTCAATGCCACGTGGTTGTTATGAACCATGGGGTATCTTCCGAAAACCCATTCCTGAAGGAATGACCCGGTGCGCGGCAAACCTCGGCGTTAAGGGCGGGGAAGAGCCGTGCTATAATCAAATTGCCAATTATGGCCTACGGCAGGACATGCCGGAAGTTACGCCTGAGGAGACACGAGCAGCGGTTGCGCGCTCGGCCCAGGAACCCACCGAAGCGAATCAGAAGCAGCTCAATGCTGTGTCTGAACGCCGTAGGAATCCCTGTCCTTTAGGGCAGGGAGGATGTCAACAATGAGATGCGCCATAACGTTCCCCCCACTGGCCAGTTCTATCCTAGCAACTGCAACTCTTTTTACGAGGAGAGCACAGCCTCAGGTGAAAGACAGTGTCGAATGGCTTGATCATATTTCAGAAAAGTCTGGATCGATTTAAGTTTTACTTTCAACCACCCGTCGCCCCAGATAGCGGCCAAGGGTGTAGGCCAACCATTCCAAATCCTTGGAGGTCACGCTAGGGGCATTTTCAGTGAGTTCGATCGCTTGGCTACCGGCACGAATGACCAGTTTGCTCGATAGCTCTTGATCGCCCTCGCGATCGCGGTAAGTGCCTTGGGGCTGAAATTCAATCTGTTCAATCACTTCAAGGGGCAGGACTTTGGGACGACGCCAGCGGAAACCAAGGATATGTTCGTAGAAGCGCAGATCTTTACTCGTTACCAGCAGCACCTGCCATCCCAATAGGGTGTAAAGAATGCTGCCGATGAGGCCTAAGCCCACTGCAAGGTGACCTGTGGCAAAAACAGCCATCAGCCAAAAGCCAGAACTAATCGCCACGCTGTACCAGACCACCAAAAAACCATTCCAAACCACTGCAAAGAGAATCAGGGAGAATAGACTGGCATTAAATCCAACAGGGGGAATTTGCACCAGTAGCCCTTGGGGTGTTTCTCTCACCTGTAGGCGGGAACCGTAGGGTGGTGTTTTTGCCCTGAGGAACACATTTCGGGGTGACGTGTCCAGTTGCTTCAGGGCTTGGCGAGCCGCAGTCGCAGAGTCAAATCGCTCCTCAAGGGCAGGGGCAACCATTTTTTCTAGCCAGCGGATAAAGGGAGGACTCAAGGAGACCAAGGGTTGAAACTGAACCCGCAGCTCCTTTTGTGGCAGTTCATCAGGGGGGGTGCCCGTTGCCAAGCAGATGAGGGTCATTCCCAAAGTGTAGAGATCACTAGCGGGCAAGGTTTTACCGCCGAATTGTTCCGGAGGCATATAGCCATAGGTACCAACCACGGTTCGGGTGCTGTCTGCGATCGCTGTTTGTACTGCCCCAAAATCCACAAGATAGACCTTGCCAAGATCATGACCGGAGCGATCGCCTAGGAGAATATTTGTCGGCTTAATATCGCGGTGAATCACCGGCGGTTGGCGACTATGGAGATAGATCAAAATATCCAGCAGGCGATCGGCCAGTAACCGCAAATCCTCTTCGCTAAACACTCGTCCTTCTGCTTGCCATGTGGCGAGGGATTTTGCCTCAATGTAGGTTTGAACGAGGGCAAAGCCCTTGAGATCAGGGGTATTGATTTCAAAGTAGTCGAGATAGCGGGGAATGGCCGCATGATCCAAGGTTTGCAGCACAGCCGCTTCCCTTTCAAAGAGCTTAAAGTCGTCCCATGTCATGCCGCCACCAAAGAGCAGCAGCTTCAGCACCACCTGTTCATAGCGACGCCGATCTAACGCCAGATAGGTGCGCCGCCCCGGATGAGACCCCAGTTCGCGCAGCAGTTCATAGCGATCGCCCAAAATTTGACCAATCATCTCCGCCACATTTTTTGCCGCTGGCCACCTCTATCCTAGCCACTGAGTTGCTGAACAATCTCTGGGGCAATTTCTTCAAGCACCTTGAGGGCTTTGAGACTGCCTTGAATCAAGTGTGCTGCCCCGCGGGGGTTGCGCAGCATGGCGATCGCCAGTGGCCACGGACGCAAATTGCCTTGAGAATCAAAGGCTTGACTCAAATCGGGTAGGTCGCGATCGCCGCCATCACTGATCACCCGCACCATCACAACCGGAATTCCCGCTAAAGCCTTGAGGAGTGGCACTCCTTCCATATCCACCACCTCCACTCCCCAGCGAGTCGCAAGGGCCTGTTTTTCCTGAACCTGAGAAAGGGTTTTCGCCGTTGTGATCCCTTTCACCCGTCGCCACGCAGGTGCCAATTTTGCCGATAGGGTCTGGTCTAAAGAATACACTTGCCCTGCTTCATCCTGACAGGTAGTATAGACCACCACTTCACCGACACGATCATCAGGACGTAAGCCGCCACAGACCCCCAAGATGAGAACCATGGCAGGCGATTCCTCAAGGGCACTCATCAATGCCGGTGTGGTCACTGCCGCTGCCCCCGCTCGGATCGGAATAACCACCCCATTGGCGTGCTGTAGCCCTCGCCGTACCGTTTGATATTCTGCCCCTTGGGGCGCAAGGACGAGGCATGTGGTCATTAATGCCGTCATCAATAGAGTTGCAACATTTCAAGGTTGCCTCATGTCTTGACTGGTGGATAGGCCGATCGCGGGCAATTGAGAAACTGACCAATGGAAAGAGTGTCACACTCAAGCGTCCGCTATCGTGGACGAGAGGCATTTTCCGCCAAATCTGATACCGTTGTTAATTGTTGAAGCTATGTTATTGTTCTGGCAAATTGTGAGCTATCCGCCATTCTACCTCAGGCAATCTGGGCAACTGTCACAGACCACCTAGACAAACAAAAATGAGTATGATAACTATAGACTTTGCTCAATCCTTGTTTGTGGAATTCGTCCCCTGCTGGGTTGCGATCGCGAGGCCTCTTCGGAGAATCGTGAATTGACTGCCCTAGAGCGTTGGCCTGAGGAACGGTCGAGGATTGACTCAACTATCGATCAATGCGTGTAGGAGTGAACCCCCATATGATTCAAATGGTGCTGGAGAACCCAGTTTCCGTCAAGGATGCTGAGCGCTTTTGCCAAGAGATACTCCCCCAAGTCTCGCGCACCTTTGCCCTCAGTATTCGCTTTCTCCCCGGAAATTTGGGTCGGGCGGTTCTGGTGGCCTATCTCATCTGTCGCATTGCCGATACCGTTGAGGATGATCCGGTTGCCAGTATCCCCGCGAAAACAGCCCTATTGGATCACCTGCTGGAGTGTTTTGACAGTGCCGATCTAGCCAATAGCTATGGTGAAACCGCACGGGGGGTTCAGGGGGAGCCAGCCCATGTGCAACTGGTGAAAAATACGGGACTCGTCTTTGCCCTCTACCGTTCTTTGCCCCTCACGTCCCAACAGCACGTCCAACGCTGGGTCAGCGAAATGGTGCACGGGATGAAAAAATTTATTAACCTTTATCCCAATGGCATTCGCATTCAAACCCTCGATGAATATAAAGAGTACTGTTACTACGTGGCGGGTACCGTTGGCTATCTCCTGACGGATTTGTGGTATGAGCATTCCCCCAGTATTGGCGCCGATGAATACCAAGTGCTGCTCAAGCGCTGCGCTGCCTTTGGTGAAGCACTGCAAACGGTGAACATTCTCAAGGATATTGCTTGGGATGCAGAGCACGAAAATTCAATCTATATCCCCAATGAATCTCTGCTGCTCCAAGGCAGTAGTCATCAGTCCATCCTCAGTGCGGAGCACCTTGAGCAAAATCATGCCGCCATTAAGGAATTGATTGCCCTTGCTTGGCATGATCTCGATGAAGCCCAAGCCTACCTGCTATCGGTGCCCAAGGCGGCGATTCCGATTCGTCTCTTCTGCGTGCTGCCGCTGCTGTTTGCCTATGCCACCCTGCGCGAACTCACTCACTCGACAGCGATGCTGCAACCAGGGGGTGTGGTTAAAATTAGTCGTGCAGAGGTGAAATCCCTGATGGTCATGGGACCTTTATCGATTCTCAGTAACCACAGTCTCCGCTGGCTGATTGGCCAAGTGCGGCAGAAGCCTTTCATCCTTGGCGGACTTTAGGCAAATATGCCAAAAAAGCCAATGGTTGGGGGAACCAGAATCCGTTAGGATAGGGGGAGATTGCTGAATTGTTGCAAATCTTCATAACCCGACATGAATTGTATTATTCACCGCCGCGCTGAGTTTGCCGCCAGTCATCGCTACTGGTTACCAGAATGGTCTGAAGGGGAAAATTTGGCTCGGTTTGGTGCCAGTAGTCGCTTTCCCGGCCACGGTCATAACTATGAGTTGTTTGTTTCGATGAAGGGCGTTGTTGATGACTTTGGCATGGTGTTGAACCTATCGGATGTCAAGCACATCATTCGCCGTGAAGTCATTGAACCCCTGAATTTTTCCTATCTCAATGAGGTGTGGCCTGAGTTTCAAGCCACGCTACCGACCACTGAACATATTGCGCGGGTGATTTGGGATCGACTCTCTCCCCATTTACCCCTTGTGCGCATTCGACTGTTGGAACATCCCCGCCTTTGGGCGGACTACACGGGAGACCCTATGGAAGCCTATCTTTCGGTTGGTACTCACTTTAGTGCAGCGCATCGCCTAGCCCTTGACGATTTGAGCTACGAAGAAAACTGCCGCATCTATGGCAAGTGTGCCCGCCCCCACGGCCATGGCCACAACTACCACGTGGAGATTACGGTTAAGGGCGCCATCCATCCGCGTACAGGCATGGTTGTTGATTTGGTCAAGCTCGAGGAAGTCCTCAAGGAACAGGTGATTGAACCTTTGGATCACACCTTCTTGAATAAAGACATTCCCTATTTTGCGACGGTGGTGCCGACGGCAGAGAATATCGCGATTTACATTGCCCAGTTGTTGCAAGAGCCAATTCGCCAGTTGGGGGCGACGCTGCATAAGGTGAAGTTGATTGAGAGTCCCAATAACTCTTGCGAAATCCTCTGCGAAGAATTACCCCCTCGGGATGGGGTGCTCAGTGGTGCGCTGCCGGTGTTGGAGCGAGTCTAGGCAATGTTGAGCAATGTCCCTTGGCTACTGGCCGCCAGTTTACTGACCGCAACGCTGCTGATCTATTTCCCCTACATTTTTGTTGTCGTGGGGCGCTTGCAGGCAGGGTTTGATATGGCAGCTCCCCGTGCTCTCTTTGCGAAACTGCCGCCCTTTGCCCAGCGGGCGGTGTGGGCACACGAAAATAGCTTTGAAACCTTTATGCCCTTTGCAGCGGCCGTGTTGCTGACCCTTTTTGTGGGGGTGAATAATTCAACGGTGGCGATCGCTAGCCTGAGTTTTGTCGCGGCGCGCTTTTTGTATAGTATCTGCTACATTGCTAACTTTCCCCTTGGTCGCTCTCTCATGTTTGGTGTGGGAACAGCCGCTACTTTGACGCTTTTTTGGCAAAGTCTCACCGCCCTTGCCCGTTAATATAGTTTATAAAACCCTTGAGGAAATGCACTGAGCATAGAGTATTCTAAATGTCTCTTGATAATCTCCGCACCCTTTACCAGCAAGTCATTCTGGAGCACTACAAGAAACCCCGCCACCGTGGCCGCACACAGCCCGTGGATCGTCAGCAGCGGGGACATAACCCCTCCTGTGGAGACACGATTGATTTAACCATTGCCCTAGGAACCAATGAGCAGGGGGAGACGATCATTCAGGATATTCAGTTTGAGGGGGAAGGCTGCGCGATCGCCATGGCCTCAGCGGATTTGATGGCCGATGCCCTGCGCGGGCAACCCGTGAGTCGTGCCCTAGAGATGGTGGAGCAATTCCAAGCGATGATGAAGGGGCAGTTTGAGTTTCCTCGAGAGTTCCGCAAGCTGAATGTGATGCAGGGGGTGGCACAGTTCCCAGTGCGGATTAAGTGTGCGACATTGACATGGCATACCCTACGGGCAGCGTTGCAGCAGGATCAAGCCCCTGTGAATGGTTTTGTCAGTAATGAGGAGGAAGAATAGTGCTGACCCCCGCCGATTTTGCCACCTATAGCCGCTGGGCTGGCGTTGCTACCCTTGTCATGGCTGGTTTGACTGTACTGACCTTTGTTTTCCGCTGGGGTGTGCGCTTTCGCTTTGTCGGTATTACGGGGTTTCTCGGTGTGGTGACAGTGGGACTCTTTGCCCTAAGTATTGTGCCGATTGTGCACTCCCCAGTGCCTGGTGCCGGTAAATACACCCTCGTCTATGACAATGGGGCAACGCAAGTCGTGATTACAGTGCCCCCTGACATTGAGAGTAGTACCCTTGAGGCAACGCTGGTACAGGCGGCGAATGATTTATTTTCCTTGGGACGGTTAGGCCGAGGGGGCGATCGCCTGACGGTGATTGCACGCACCGTTACACACCCTGAACCGGGGGTGACGGAGCCAGTCATTCTAGGAGTGGCCACCCGCTCCTTGAGCGATCGTACCGATACAAATGTGACGGTTAAACTACTCAAAACCTAGCCACATGTATGGTATATTAGTAATTCCGAGGACGCATAGCTCAGTTGGTTAGAGCACCACGTTGACATCGTGGGGGTCACTGGTTCGAGTCCAGTTGTGTCCATCTTTTTAAGACCTTCCATTCAAGGAATCCTAAACGCGCTCTAAGGGAGGCTGGGTGTCAATCCCTTCTTGGCTGTCAACTGTAAACTTTGCAATTCAATTGGTGATCTCAGATGCGGACGGAGGGACTTGAACCCACACACCTTGCGGTACTAGAACCTAAATCTAGCGCGTCTGCCAATTCCGCCACGTCCGCAGCAAACCTAGTCTAGCGCACTTTGGCTAGGGGGCGATCGCCCTCCTACCCCATTTTATTAGTAGTGATTCCCCACCTTGCGATGGTGAACGGCGGTCATGCCATCGGGCTTCGAGACGCGGCCACTGTCAACGGTGCTATAGACAATCCAGTGATCGTGGGCATCCAGACGGCTGACCACTGTACATTCCATATAGGCAAGGGCATCGGCCAAAATCGGACTGCCGTTACTCGCAGGATAGGTTTTCACATGGGCAAAGCGATCGGCGCCCGGTGGGAAGCGCTTCAGGAAGTGGCGCATTAGGGGCTGATAATTCCCCTCTTCGAGAACGTTGAGGACAAAGGTATCCCCCACGTGCAGGAAAGACTCAATAGCACGATCCTTGGCCACCGCAATGGAAATCCCAAGGGGTTCAGTACTGGCCTGTGCTACCCAAGAGGCCAACATGGCACTGTTAATCGCACCCTTTTGGGCGGTAATGATGTAGAGACCGCCACTGAGACGACCGAGTGCTTTATCCAAGTCAATGTCGAGTGACTTCATCTGCTTGACGGTGCGATCGCGCAACAGCCATTGCCCCATGTCGGTACCCGCCTCTTCGGCCTCTTGAAAGAGAGCATCGGTGGGAGCCGCGGTGACCCGAATCACTGGGAAGGAGGGGGTAAGACCTGCATCCCGAAATTGGTTGAGCAATGGATAGGCAGGCTCCGCATCAGCCACGCCGCTTTCGAAGACACCAATAGCCTGTTTGGCATGGGCAGCCGCAAGAATCGTACTCAGGGCAGTTTTAGCAACGGCAGTGGCGGGGGGTGTGCCAATGATCATCCCCGCAGCAATCTCGGTGAGTTCGCGAATATCTTGCGGTTCAGCGGTGAGCAAATCCATTTTTTCAACCACCACACCGGTTTTGGCTGCCCCCCGTTCGATCGCCTCTGTCAGAGCGTTGGCATAACCGTAGTTAGCGGCATAGAAAATGGCCACCGTCGTTGCCGCTTTGGCCTGTTCTTGACTCCAGTTGCGATAGGAATCTAGCCATTGAGGGAGATGATGGCGCAGCAGCGGACCATGCCCTGTGGCAACCAATTGTACTGGGGGAAGAGGTTCCAAGCGCTTGAAGGCGGAGAGCACCGAGCGGGCATTGGGGCCCATCAGACAGTCATAGTAAAACTTGAAGTCTGGCTCTAATAGTTCTGGCTCGGTATCAAAGGGATCATCGTTGCAGAAGTGGGCACCAAAAACATCGCAGGTAAAGAGGGTCTGGGTGCCGTGATCAAATGTCAGGATCGTGTCGGGCCAGTGGAGATTGGGCGCCATGACAAATTCAAGAACGTGCCCCTTGCCCAAGTCAAGGCGATCGCCATTTTTCACCTGCCGTTGACTAAAGGGCTGATGGATGAGATCCCCAAGAAATTGTAACGCCACCTTTGAGGCCACGACGGTCACGTGGGGGGCTTTTGCCAATACGTCCTTAACGAGGCCACTGTGATCGGGTTCGGTGTGGCTGACAATGAGATAGTTCAAGTCACTGGGGTTCACCAGTTGCCAGAGTTGATCGAGGTAGCGATCGCCAAACTTGGCATGGGACGTATCTACGAGGGCAATCTGTTCCCCCTTGATCAGAAAGGAGTTGTAGGTGGTGCCATTTTCAAGGGCAAACTCGATATCAAAGCGATCGCGATCCCAATCTAGGCAGCGAATTGCCGTCGTCTCAGGGGCAATGTCCAACACCTGAAGCGTTAAGCGCGCTGGACGTTTGGGCGTACTGACGGCCATAGGCAGTTCCTCAATCTTTGAAACTACCTTTTATCCTGACATATGAAGAAAGGTAACAGGATTCAAAGTTTTTAATAGCCGTGATAACAGGCTTTAGGAATGG harbors:
- a CDS encoding FKBP-type peptidyl-prolyl cis-trans isomerase, with protein sequence MVRQLVHRAYGWLLCGIVLVVVWLVAAPIAIASVPLEASTEAAGLMGNPKVVTTPSGLQYEDIVVGSGAQPQVGDRVTVHYTGMLTDGRIFDSSRDRGQPFQFQIGVGQVIKGWDEGVGSMHVGGQRRLIIPPDLGYGARGAGGVIPPNATLIFDVELLGVQ
- a CDS encoding 6-carboxytetrahydropterin synthase; the encoded protein is MNCIIHRRAEFAASHRYWLPEWSEGENLARFGASSRFPGHGHNYELFVSMKGVVDDFGMVLNLSDVKHIIRREVIEPLNFSYLNEVWPEFQATLPTTEHIARVIWDRLSPHLPLVRIRLLEHPRLWADYTGDPMEAYLSVGTHFSAAHRLALDDLSYEENCRIYGKCARPHGHGHNYHVEITVKGAIHPRTGMVVDLVKLEEVLKEQVIEPLDHTFLNKDIPYFATVVPTAENIAIYIAQLLQEPIRQLGATLHKVKLIESPNNSCEILCEELPPRDGVLSGALPVLERV
- a CDS encoding phosphorylase family protein, translating into MTTCLVLAPQGAEYQTVRRGLQHANGVVIPIRAGAAAVTTPALMSALEESPAMVLILGVCGGLRPDDRVGEVVVYTTCQDEAGQVYSLDQTLSAKLAPAWRRVKGITTAKTLSQVQEKQALATRWGVEVVDMEGVPLLKALAGIPVVMVRVISDGGDRDLPDLSQAFDSQGNLRPWPLAIAMLRNPRGAAHLIQGSLKALKVLEEIAPEIVQQLSG
- a CDS encoding serine/threonine protein kinase; this translates as MIGQILGDRYELLRELGSHPGRRTYLALDRRRYEQVVLKLLLFGGGMTWDDFKLFEREAAVLQTLDHAAIPRYLDYFEINTPDLKGFALVQTYIEAKSLATWQAEGRVFSEEDLRLLADRLLDILIYLHSRQPPVIHRDIKPTNILLGDRSGHDLGKVYLVDFGAVQTAIADSTRTVVGTYGYMPPEQFGGKTLPASDLYTLGMTLICLATGTPPDELPQKELRVQFQPLVSLSPPFIRWLEKMVAPALEERFDSATAARQALKQLDTSPRNVFLRAKTPPYGSRLQVRETPQGLLVQIPPVGFNASLFSLILFAVVWNGFLVVWYSVAISSGFWLMAVFATGHLAVGLGLIGSILYTLLGWQVLLVTSKDLRFYEHILGFRWRRPKVLPLEVIEQIEFQPQGTYRDREGDQELSSKLVIRAGSQAIELTENAPSVTSKDLEWLAYTLGRYLGRRVVESKT
- a CDS encoding phytoene/squalene synthase family protein encodes the protein MIQMVLENPVSVKDAERFCQEILPQVSRTFALSIRFLPGNLGRAVLVAYLICRIADTVEDDPVASIPAKTALLDHLLECFDSADLANSYGETARGVQGEPAHVQLVKNTGLVFALYRSLPLTSQQHVQRWVSEMVHGMKKFINLYPNGIRIQTLDEYKEYCYYVAGTVGYLLTDLWYEHSPSIGADEYQVLLKRCAAFGEALQTVNILKDIAWDAEHENSIYIPNESLLLQGSSHQSILSAEHLEQNHAAIKELIALAWHDLDEAQAYLLSVPKAAIPIRLFCVLPLLFAYATLRELTHSTAMLQPGGVVKISRAEVKSLMVMGPLSILSNHSLRWLIGQVRQKPFILGGL
- a CDS encoding GNAT family N-acetyltransferase, which translates into the protein MSFSFAIRPATPADVPVIFQLIQALAAYEKLSHAVTGTEEALRQHLFGDRPYAEVLLAHTATEVIGYALFFATYSTFLTRPGLWLEDLFVLPTYRRQGVGTALLKALARLACDRDYGRIEWSVLDWNRRAIQFYERLGATVLPDWRIYRLSGEALTTLGSAQEIG
- the secG gene encoding preprotein translocase subunit SecG; the encoded protein is MIEKIAMGLWAFSAVGLIILVLLHSPKGDGLGGIGGQAQLFTSTRSAETTLNRATWTLTVLFMALTVALSAGWLRSI
- a CDS encoding Ycf51 family protein, whose amino-acid sequence is MLTPADFATYSRWAGVATLVMAGLTVLTFVFRWGVRFRFVGITGFLGVVTVGLFALSIVPIVHSPVPGAGKYTLVYDNGATQVVITVPPDIESSTLEATLVQAANDLFSLGRLGRGGDRLTVIARTVTHPEPGVTEPVILGVATRSLSDRTDTNVTVKLLKT
- a CDS encoding phasin family protein, with the protein product MNQQNLLQQLLLIGVGTTSLVAEKLRQVSDQWVKEGRLNADQAKAMVDDVLAHLKEDAAALDEAVQRQTRQFLESLGVPQQSEIDELRGRIDRLERDVRELKNRSW
- a CDS encoding diflavin flavoprotein, whose product is MAVSTPKRPARLTLQVLDIAPETTAIRCLDWDRDRFDIEFALENGTTYNSFLIKGEQIALVDTSHAKFGDRYLDQLWQLVNPSDLNYLIVSHTEPDHSGLVKDVLAKAPHVTVVASKVALQFLGDLIHQPFSQRQVKNGDRLDLGKGHVLEFVMAPNLHWPDTILTFDHGTQTLFTCDVFGAHFCNDDPFDTEPELLEPDFKFYYDCLMGPNARSVLSAFKRLEPLPPVQLVATGHGPLLRHHLPQWLDSYRNWSQEQAKAATTVAIFYAANYGYANALTEAIERGAAKTGVVVEKMDLLTAEPQDIRELTEIAAGMIIGTPPATAVAKTALSTILAAAHAKQAIGVFESGVADAEPAYPLLNQFRDAGLTPSFPVIRVTAAPTDALFQEAEEAGTDMGQWLLRDRTVKQMKSLDIDLDKALGRLSGGLYIITAQKGAINSAMLASWVAQASTEPLGISIAVAKDRAIESFLHVGDTFVLNVLEEGNYQPLMRHFLKRFPPGADRFAHVKTYPASNGSPILADALAYMECTVVSRLDAHDHWIVYSTVDSGRVSKPDGMTAVHHRKVGNHY
- a CDS encoding MAPEG family protein, giving the protein MLSNVPWLLAASLLTATLLIYFPYIFVVVGRLQAGFDMAAPRALFAKLPPFAQRAVWAHENSFETFMPFAAAVLLTLFVGVNNSTVAIASLSFVAARFLYSICYIANFPLGRSLMFGVGTAATLTLFWQSLTALAR
- the sufU gene encoding Fe-S cluster assembly sulfur transfer protein SufU gives rise to the protein MSLDNLRTLYQQVILEHYKKPRHRGRTQPVDRQQRGHNPSCGDTIDLTIALGTNEQGETIIQDIQFEGEGCAIAMASADLMADALRGQPVSRALEMVEQFQAMMKGQFEFPREFRKLNVMQGVAQFPVRIKCATLTWHTLRAALQQDQAPVNGFVSNEEEE
- the radA gene encoding DNA repair protein RadA; its protein translation is MPKAKVLYICRECGAESLQYFGRCPNCGQWNTLDEQVVTPVEATARRTTPRKTTTPQPLNAKALGEISEQVQSRSASGFAELDRVLGGGIVVGSLVLVAGEPGIGKSTLLLQMAATLGHQQRVLYVCAEESAQQVKLRSQRLGIAAPPSLYFLAETDLEIILRELTHLQPHLAIIDSIQAVYLPQLTAAPGSVSQVREGTAALMRLAKREQMSLFIVGHVTKEGAIAGPKVLEHLVDTVLYFEGDRFASHRLVRAVKNRFGASQEIGVFEMGAQGLAEVTNPSALFLGDREPTPGTATIVACEGTRPLVVELQSLVSPTSYPSPRRTATGIEYNRFLQILAVLEKRLGVPLSKLDAYVASSGGLNVTEPAADLGVAVAVVASFRDRWVHPQTVIIGEVGLGGQVRAVSQLELRLREALKLGFRRAIIPESQACAIAGLEIYPVRRVTDAIVAALAPITPEELPSILKGSGSPSDV